A genomic region of Pseudomonas sp. KU43P contains the following coding sequences:
- a CDS encoding ABC transporter ATP-binding protein — translation MSAVIKDNAHNKTLVSLRGLNKHYGDFTAVDNLDLEIQDGEFLTFLGSSGSGKSTTLSMLAGFETPSSGEILVEGQSLVNVPPHKRDIGMVFQRYSLFPHLNVRDNIAFPLAIRKLGSAEINKRVDAMLKLVQLEQFAHRKPSQMSGGQQQRVAIARALVYEPRILLMDEPLGALDKKLREDLQDELRQLHRRLGITIVYVTHDQEEAMRLSQRIAIFSHGKIVGLGSGYDLYQNPPNAFVASFLGNSNFLRIKATSHGAGSFEGQPVAIRLTPGLAVGQEALIMVRPEKALALTLDQATREPLPAGWNEVVAKVGEVLFLGESQTCHVMTPGGTELTVKALSAAGMPMQPGDTVKVRWAVADACIYTEWAQSDLSKAAGAH, via the coding sequence ATGAGTGCAGTGATCAAAGACAACGCGCACAACAAGACCCTGGTCAGCCTGCGCGGCCTGAACAAGCACTACGGCGACTTCACCGCCGTGGACAACTTGGACCTGGAGATCCAAGACGGCGAGTTCCTCACCTTTCTCGGCTCCAGCGGCTCGGGCAAATCCACGACCCTGTCGATGCTGGCCGGCTTCGAAACCCCGAGCAGCGGCGAGATTCTGGTCGAGGGCCAGTCGCTGGTGAACGTGCCGCCGCACAAGCGTGACATTGGCATGGTGTTCCAGCGCTACTCGCTGTTCCCGCACCTGAACGTGCGCGACAACATCGCCTTCCCGCTGGCCATCCGCAAGCTCGGCAGCGCCGAGATCAACAAGCGCGTCGACGCCATGCTCAAGCTGGTGCAGCTTGAGCAGTTCGCCCACCGCAAGCCGTCGCAGATGTCCGGCGGCCAGCAACAGCGCGTGGCGATCGCCCGGGCGCTGGTGTACGAGCCCCGCATCCTGCTGATGGACGAACCCCTCGGCGCGCTCGACAAGAAGCTGCGCGAAGACCTGCAGGATGAACTGCGCCAGCTGCACCGGCGCCTGGGCATCACCATCGTCTACGTCACCCACGACCAGGAAGAAGCCATGCGCCTGTCCCAGCGCATCGCCATCTTCAGCCACGGCAAGATCGTCGGCCTGGGCAGCGGCTACGACCTCTACCAGAACCCGCCGAACGCCTTCGTCGCCTCGTTCCTGGGCAACTCGAACTTCCTGCGGATCAAGGCCACCAGCCATGGCGCTGGCAGTTTCGAAGGCCAGCCAGTGGCGATCCGCCTGACCCCTGGCCTGGCCGTCGGGCAGGAAGCACTGATCATGGTGCGCCCGGAAAAAGCCCTGGCCCTGACCCTCGACCAGGCCACGCGCGAACCCCTGCCGGCGGGCTGGAACGAAGTCGTTGCCAAGGTCGGCGAGGTGCTGTTCCTCGGCGAGAGCCAGACCTGCCACGTGATGACTCCAGGCGGTACCGAACTGACCGTTAAAGCGTTGTCTGCCGCCGGCATGCCGATGCAGCCGGGGGACACCGTGAAAGTGCGCTGGGCAGTGGCCGATGCCTGCATCTACACCGAGTGGGCGCAAAGCGACCTGAGCAAGGCGGCGGGCGCGCACTGA